The genomic interval AATATTTAGTTCTAATAATTGCTTTAAAGTCAATGTTTTCAACATATTGAACCATCCAAATTGATGTAAGCATATAAGAGAAAAACCTTGCTTTTTCAACGCTTGATTCGTATATTGCGAGCGAATTTTTAATCCAAGTTTTTGTATTTTAACCCTCAAAACACAAAACAAAAAACCCTCGACTAAGGTAGATTTAATGTGTTTGGTATCCTTCGTCGAATAATTAAGGAGAATGAAAATGGTAAAGAGAACATTATTGGCGCTGGGCCTAGCAGCATTCGTATTAATCGGCTGCGGCGGTCCTCCAAAAGAAGACATCGAAAAAGCCGGCAAAGCTAAAGTTGCTGCCGATGCTGCGAAAGCCGCTGATTACGCAAAAGAGAACTATGATGCTGCTGCCAAGTCGATGAACGATGGCGCCGAAGCCGTCAAGAAGAGCGAGTGGGAAAAAGCCAAAAAAGCTTATATGGACGCCACTGCTAAATTCACAGCCGCTGCTGCTGAAGCTCCTGCCAAAATGGAAGAAATGAAGACGGCCGCTACTGCTAAAGTTGACGAACTGAAGAAGATGATGGAAGCTACCGGTAAAGACAAAATGGTTATGGCTGCAATGAGAGGTAAAGACAAAGCCAAATTTCAGGCGATGACCAAAGAAGCCGGCGATATGATCACTGAAGGCGAAGGTATGATCGCTGAGAACGCAATGGGCGCTATGGAAAAACTGACTGCTGCCGCTGCGAAGTTAGATGAAATCAAGATGATGGCGAATCCCGGTAAGAAGTAATCTGATTTAATTTTTATTAAAAAACCCCCGTGAGCCAGTGGCATGCGGGGGTTTTTGTTTTTTACACTGCTGGAAACATTTCTTAGATTTACAATTTTCTAAGTTTCACGTATTCTACTCTGTGATTATGGCCTTTTTTCAGAATGAGCTGCGCGCGGTTGCGTGTCGGCAGAATGTTTTCCCGTAGATTGAGCCCGTTAATCTCTGTCCATATTTTTCGGGCAAGGAGCCTTGACCCTGCGACAGACAGTTTTGAGAACCGGTGAAAATACGACGCACTATCGCGAAAGATCGTTCGTCTGAGGGTCAGAAAGCGGTCAATGTACCAACGGATAATATCTTTTTCCTCTGCATCCACGTAAATCGAAAAATCAAAAAAATCTGATAAAAAAACCTGCGGTTTGTGCCGTCGTTTTACGCCATTACTTTGGAGTACATTAAGCCCTTCGATTATCATAATATCAGGCTGACGGATGGTTTGCATTTTTGCAGGTATAATATCATACGTGACATGGGAATACATGGGAGCGGTCACTTCGGCGCATCCGGATTTTACGTCCGCAACAAACTGTATCAGCCTTTTCTGGTCATAACTCTCCGGGAATCCCTTTCGGTTCATGATACCCTTTTTATCTAAAGTACGATTGGGGTACAAAAACCCATCCGTTGTTACAAGATCGACTTTGGGATGATGAGGCCACCTGGCCAAAAGCGCCTGTAGAATGCGCCCCGCCGTGCTTTTACCGACAGCAACGCTTCCGGCAATCCCGATCACGTAAGGAACTTTTGCAGAACGGTTGGAAATAAATGTGTCAGTGACTTTATATAACTCCTGGGAAGCGGCGACGTAAAGATTGAGCAGGCGTGAAAGGGGTAAATAGATATCGACCACCTCTTTCAATGAAACTTTTTCATTGATACCGTGAAGTTCGCTCAAGTCGGCTTCAGATAATGTCATCGGGGTGTTTGCGCGGAGTTTAGCCCACGCGCTTCTGGAAAACTGCTGATAGGGAGAAAATTGTTTGTCAGAAGGAGTTCGTCTGGTCATATTAGGCTTCCCGTATGTGGGCATAGTATAACCGGATGACGATTGACTTTCAAGTGAATATTTACCCGATCAAAATTCGATTGTGATTTCTAATGAAAATACATTATATTTTTTTCAAGTAGTTGAATAATTGGATCCGCTTAGCTCCGCTCTCA from bacterium carries:
- a CDS encoding type I pantothenate kinase, with product MTRRTPSDKQFSPYQQFSRSAWAKLRANTPMTLSEADLSELHGINEKVSLKEVVDIYLPLSRLLNLYVAASQELYKVTDTFISNRSAKVPYVIGIAGSVAVGKSTAGRILQALLARWPHHPKVDLVTTDGFLYPNRTLDKKGIMNRKGFPESYDQKRLIQFVADVKSGCAEVTAPMYSHVTYDIIPAKMQTIRQPDIMIIEGLNVLQSNGVKRRHKPQVFLSDFFDFSIYVDAEEKDIIRWYIDRFLTLRRTIFRDSASYFHRFSKLSVAGSRLLARKIWTEINGLNLRENILPTRNRAQLILKKGHNHRVEYVKLRKL